Proteins encoded by one window of Desulfobaculum bizertense DSM 18034:
- a CDS encoding YhaN family protein translates to MKFQKLNLLAYGPFTDHALDLSHDSFGLHVVYGPNEAGKSSALRAIENFLFGFPHITTDNFLHPNTKLRIEATLTDETGANHIFSRKKARKNSLLDEENSPVQDERFAEMLGGLTPETFRALFGLDFKTLSEGGEELLLSGGGLGQSLFAAGSGISGLRNIVEKLKNDQEDLYKRNGKNPQLNSSLKALRDLKKQLREQSTKPQDVLDIERQIQDISTQKERVTEKLRELRKNRNRLERISSALKTVQDRQRLHAELAPLAEVPSLSEAFRENLATNRIALASEERSLAEQHKEQDRLLALRSAVNTPDELLAESQYILNLDERRQRLVAAEEERPRLAAQQEHSTRSAQEMLSRLGSSASLDEARALCPNRQDRVRIHELGGKLTELDARIEKTQSDLNEITMRRDAALQSAKALPQPFSLGALAASVEAASCQGNLVQQYQDATLRLKSKEQRFEEELQRLPLWAGSDPAELFQLTLPLPEQIQQHHKIQEQHSTESDKLNDRLHQVTENITNKKHRLAELQGEGKTPDSADLQQARTERDQSWQRIRSALDHSAPLSPEESTPLASGFEQQLLRTDEMADRRFEHADLVSQKAALDREITLLTKQEEEILARLTQQQDQQILEARAWNALWEHCPFTPLSPAEMQDWLKHLGNLSQLYADVQEQLRIQQSISERATRFKEEIRACFSSVESCSQPGSTDNLDTLLSLAHNLLNENKEREHQQQHVQLSIQQLEQEQSKVTRLLKEDQSQREALAAQWSDALTHLGLSPVSTPAQAIAALEDYTDLERRLAELQDAKAKLSAQDEQRKEFVATAGALCRRFFPEPQHMGNGFDAVLKDFGKLVHQLRTIEDASQQLKVLGLSMQERHESVQKLRDERAAFCEEARVDSPEQLQGALEKGLQKAQLTLELKGVEEQFSEKCGTDDPAEFTAAVLSANNDELHTELLELGHQLTELEAQRSNCEQELGGLKEKRRAFDGGSQAAELAEQAEQARARIQAQAERYIKLSLASSILQHEIEEYRRTHQGPVLNKASEIFASLTLSAFSGVQADINADGDPVITGRRASGDLLDVSAMSDGTRDQLFLSLRLAALWHYLEQNPPVPLIVDDILVHFDDQRSQATLKELAKLAEKTQVIFFTHHQRLCQLAKDAVSPQLLRQHEL, encoded by the coding sequence ATGAAATTTCAGAAACTGAACCTCCTCGCATACGGTCCCTTCACGGACCACGCACTTGACCTGAGCCACGACAGCTTTGGCCTGCACGTTGTATACGGCCCGAACGAAGCAGGCAAAAGCTCTGCGCTTCGAGCCATTGAAAATTTCCTTTTTGGCTTTCCGCACATCACCACGGACAACTTTCTGCACCCCAACACAAAGCTACGTATTGAGGCGACGCTTACGGACGAAACCGGAGCGAACCATATTTTTTCCAGAAAAAAGGCTCGCAAAAACAGCCTGCTGGATGAAGAAAACTCTCCAGTTCAGGACGAGCGCTTTGCAGAGATGCTCGGCGGGCTGACGCCAGAGACTTTCCGTGCGCTGTTTGGTCTCGACTTCAAAACTCTTTCCGAGGGCGGCGAAGAACTTCTGCTTTCTGGTGGTGGACTTGGCCAAAGCCTTTTTGCCGCAGGTTCAGGCATTTCTGGCCTGCGAAACATCGTGGAAAAGCTCAAAAACGATCAGGAAGACCTCTACAAGCGCAACGGCAAAAACCCACAGCTCAACAGCTCGCTCAAGGCTCTCCGCGACCTGAAGAAACAGCTTCGGGAGCAGTCCACAAAACCGCAGGACGTGCTCGACATTGAGCGGCAGATTCAGGACATCAGCACCCAGAAAGAGCGTGTCACGGAGAAGCTCCGGGAGTTGCGCAAAAACCGCAATCGTCTTGAACGCATCAGCTCCGCCCTCAAGACCGTACAGGACCGCCAGCGCCTGCACGCTGAGCTTGCGCCTCTTGCCGAAGTTCCTTCGCTTTCCGAAGCCTTTCGGGAAAACCTTGCCACCAATCGCATTGCCCTCGCCTCCGAGGAACGGAGCCTTGCCGAGCAGCACAAAGAACAGGACAGGCTTCTCGCTCTGCGTTCTGCCGTGAATACTCCGGATGAGCTTTTGGCTGAATCGCAATATATTTTGAATCTTGATGAGCGCAGGCAGCGCCTTGTTGCCGCCGAAGAAGAGCGCCCCCGCCTCGCGGCACAGCAGGAGCACAGCACTCGCAGTGCGCAGGAGATGCTTTCCCGTCTTGGCAGTTCTGCATCGCTGGATGAAGCACGCGCCCTCTGCCCCAATCGTCAGGACCGGGTACGCATTCACGAGCTGGGAGGAAAGCTTACCGAGCTTGATGCCCGCATCGAAAAGACCCAAAGCGACCTGAACGAAATCACCATGCGTCGGGATGCGGCGCTCCAGTCTGCAAAAGCTCTGCCCCAGCCCTTCTCTCTTGGTGCCTTGGCCGCAAGTGTTGAGGCCGCAAGCTGTCAGGGCAATCTGGTTCAGCAGTATCAGGACGCCACGCTTCGCCTGAAAAGCAAAGAGCAGCGTTTTGAAGAAGAATTACAGCGCCTGCCCCTCTGGGCTGGGAGCGACCCCGCCGAGCTATTCCAGCTCACCCTTCCACTCCCGGAGCAGATTCAGCAGCATCACAAGATTCAGGAGCAGCACAGCACAGAATCGGACAAGCTCAACGACCGTCTCCATCAGGTGACCGAGAATATTACCAACAAGAAGCATCGTCTGGCTGAGTTACAGGGGGAAGGTAAAACTCCAGATAGTGCCGATCTTCAGCAGGCCCGCACCGAGCGAGACCAAAGCTGGCAGCGTATCCGCTCTGCGCTCGATCACAGCGCACCACTCTCTCCCGAAGAAAGCACACCTCTCGCCTCGGGATTTGAGCAGCAGCTTTTGCGCACGGACGAGATGGCAGACCGCCGCTTTGAGCATGCAGATCTTGTGTCTCAAAAAGCCGCGCTTGATCGCGAAATCACCCTGCTGACCAAGCAGGAAGAAGAAATTCTTGCCCGTCTTACCCAGCAGCAGGATCAGCAGATTCTTGAAGCCCGTGCCTGGAATGCCCTCTGGGAGCACTGCCCCTTTACCCCGCTCTCTCCCGCAGAGATGCAGGACTGGCTCAAGCATCTTGGCAACCTCTCGCAGCTTTATGCTGATGTGCAGGAACAGCTGCGCATTCAGCAAAGCATTTCTGAGCGTGCCACGCGCTTCAAAGAAGAAATTCGCGCCTGTTTTTCCTCTGTAGAGTCCTGCTCTCAGCCGGGAAGCACAGACAATCTCGACACGCTCCTTTCCCTCGCCCACAATCTCCTAAACGAGAACAAAGAACGGGAGCATCAGCAGCAACACGTTCAGCTCAGCATACAGCAACTTGAGCAGGAGCAGAGCAAGGTGACGCGTCTTCTCAAAGAGGATCAGTCGCAGCGCGAGGCGCTCGCGGCACAGTGGAGTGACGCGCTCACGCATCTTGGGCTTTCTCCTGTCAGCACGCCTGCGCAGGCCATTGCCGCGCTTGAGGATTACACAGATCTGGAGCGGCGACTTGCCGAGTTACAGGATGCAAAGGCAAAGCTTTCTGCTCAGGATGAGCAACGCAAGGAATTTGTGGCCACCGCTGGCGCGCTTTGTCGGCGTTTTTTCCCTGAGCCACAGCATATGGGGAACGGCTTTGACGCCGTCCTCAAGGATTTTGGGAAGCTTGTGCACCAGCTTCGGACCATTGAAGATGCCTCTCAGCAGCTCAAAGTGCTTGGGCTAAGCATGCAGGAGCGTCATGAATCTGTGCAGAAGCTGAGAGACGAGCGAGCTGCATTTTGCGAAGAAGCCCGCGTCGATTCGCCCGAGCAGCTCCAGGGGGCGCTTGAAAAAGGTCTGCAAAAGGCACAGCTCACCCTTGAACTCAAGGGTGTCGAAGAGCAGTTCTCCGAAAAATGCGGAACGGACGATCCCGCCGAATTCACTGCGGCCGTGCTCTCCGCCAACAACGACGAGCTTCACACAGAGCTTTTGGAGCTGGGGCATCAGCTCACCGAGCTTGAAGCACAGCGCAGCAATTGCGAGCAGGAACTCGGTGGACTTAAAGAAAAACGCCGCGCCTTTGACGGTGGCTCGCAGGCTGCCGAGCTTGCCGAGCAAGCTGAGCAGGCTCGCGCCCGGATTCAGGCACAGGCTGAGCGCTACATCAAGCTCAGTCTCGCCTCGTCCATCCTGCAACACGAAATCGAAGAATATCGCCGCACGCATCAGGGACCTGTTCTCAACAAGGCAAGTGAAATTTTTGCGAGCCTCACCCTCTCTGCATTTTCTGGAGTTCAGGCGGACATCAACGCCGACGGCGATCCCGTTATCACCGGTCGCCGAGCCTCCGGCGATCTGCTCGACGTCAGCGCCATGAGTGACGGCACTCGCGATCAGCTCTTTCTCAGTCTGCGCCTCGCCGCGCTCTGGCACTATCTTGAGCAGAACCCGCCCGTCCCACTCATCGTTGACGATATTCTCGTCCACTTTGACGACCAGCGCTCGCAGGCAACACTCAAGGAACTCGCCAAGCTCGCGGAAAAAACGCAGGTCATCTTTTTCACCCATCATCAGCGCCTTTGCCAACTCGCTAAGGACGCCGTTTCACCTCAGCTCTTGCGCCAGCACGAACTCTAG
- a CDS encoding DUF4956 domain-containing protein, producing MKNMKDQTKLVRFFGASCAVACMSAATVYVVLKALYRSDISPLMTQVPVALAAGLVAGLVYCFVMRRLLPAAGGRNSQELSRGLMWFNWSVLGIFALLLPVEAQYSNFVVGLVLAAGCARLIGAIYTVFGASLSNRRRFAGNFVMLAVTTMMVISVVKSSLALSLGLVGALSIVRFRTAVKEPEELAFLFFTIAIGLGFGAARFDYTLIGFWTVSLGYIAFRRLTPAQKMDNAYLLSFWGSGDTNAGDFEAFMQKELGEYELTRFERSGESLHVSLLAELESVAVCAGFGERFKAQFPDMDMNIVQTRGLS from the coding sequence ATGAAGAATATGAAAGACCAGACCAAGCTTGTCCGCTTCTTTGGGGCGAGCTGTGCTGTTGCGTGTATGAGTGCCGCTACGGTCTATGTTGTGCTCAAGGCCCTGTACCGCTCCGACATCAGCCCGCTCATGACGCAGGTGCCAGTTGCGCTTGCTGCGGGCCTTGTGGCTGGACTTGTTTACTGCTTTGTCATGCGCCGCTTGCTGCCTGCTGCTGGTGGACGAAATAGCCAGGAACTCAGTCGTGGACTGATGTGGTTTAACTGGAGTGTGCTTGGCATTTTTGCACTGCTTTTGCCTGTAGAAGCGCAATACAGCAACTTTGTCGTGGGACTGGTGCTTGCGGCAGGATGCGCGCGACTCATTGGGGCTATTTATACAGTCTTTGGCGCTTCGCTCTCCAACCGCCGTCGATTTGCGGGAAATTTTGTGATGCTTGCCGTCACGACCATGATGGTCATTAGCGTGGTGAAATCCTCACTGGCTCTGTCTCTTGGTCTTGTTGGTGCATTGTCTATCGTTCGTTTTCGTACCGCAGTGAAGGAACCGGAAGAGCTGGCTTTTCTGTTTTTTACCATCGCCATTGGCCTTGGTTTTGGCGCGGCCCGTTTTGATTACACCCTGATTGGGTTCTGGACCGTAAGCCTTGGCTACATTGCTTTCCGTCGTTTGACTCCGGCTCAGAAAATGGACAACGCCTATCTGTTGAGTTTTTGGGGAAGTGGCGACACGAATGCAGGTGACTTTGAAGCCTTCATGCAAAAGGAACTGGGTGAGTATGAGCTGACCCGTTTTGAGCGCAGTGGAGAATCTTTGCATGTGAGCCTTTTGGCTGAGCTGGAGAGCGTGGCTGTGTGCGCGGGTTTTGGTGAGCGCTTTAAGGCACAGTTCCCGGATATGGATATGAACATTGTTCAGACCCGGGGCCTGAGCTAG
- a CDS encoding polyphosphate polymerase domain-containing protein, translating to MSSCTDGRDSYRYERKFLVSRHLQPRLADVILSAPQGFREIYHGRVVNNVYFDTPGFRFFQENRQGYPYREKVRVRWYGEDGIQSPRLELKHRNGLVGTKDVLPLHEAKALWEPRSFDLLAQEAPEIREMVPQLVQPVLYNRYYRKYYLSGDGLFRVTVDTRLCYEHPRELRKGCGPLGQGNPLADSVVELKYAGEHDSEADSISRFWPFRLAKKSKYVSGVCQLFSLPE from the coding sequence ATGAGCAGTTGTACTGATGGACGCGATTCATATCGCTATGAGCGAAAGTTTTTGGTTTCGCGACATTTGCAGCCTCGGCTTGCGGATGTGATCCTGAGTGCCCCGCAGGGTTTTCGGGAAATCTATCACGGCCGAGTCGTGAACAACGTCTATTTTGATACGCCGGGTTTTCGGTTTTTTCAGGAGAATCGGCAAGGCTATCCGTACCGGGAAAAGGTGCGGGTGCGCTGGTACGGCGAGGACGGTATTCAGTCCCCACGCCTTGAACTGAAACATCGGAATGGGCTGGTTGGAACAAAGGATGTGTTGCCTTTGCATGAGGCAAAGGCTCTGTGGGAGCCGCGCAGCTTTGACCTGCTTGCACAAGAGGCTCCAGAGATTCGCGAAATGGTCCCTCAGCTTGTGCAGCCAGTGCTCTATAATCGGTACTATCGAAAGTATTACCTTTCGGGTGATGGCCTGTTTCGCGTGACCGTTGATACACGGCTCTGCTACGAGCACCCTCGAGAGCTTCGGAAGGGTTGCGGCCCGCTAGGGCAGGGGAACCCGCTTGCTGACTCTGTGGTCGAGCTGAAATATGCAGGAGAGCACGACAGCGAGGCGGACAGCATTTCCCGGTTCTGGCCCTTTCGGCTTGCCAAGAAATCGAAATACGTTTCTGGCGTATGCCAACTCTTTTCTCTCCCTGAATAA
- a CDS encoding MucR family transcriptional regulator → MDDYLKEALEIVKAQASVRTLTEDEITSMVRKLSEGIRQFAEGKPEPEEAPVPPVDPKKAIREKSIINLEDGKPYKILTKKNLAKYGITPDEYREKWGYKKGTPLICKALQRERRKKMKDMKLWEKRKEARKKKAEK, encoded by the coding sequence ATGGACGATTATCTGAAAGAAGCGCTAGAGATTGTCAAAGCTCAGGCTAGTGTGAGAACCCTGACAGAAGATGAAATTACATCGATGGTGAGGAAACTCTCCGAAGGTATTCGGCAGTTCGCAGAAGGAAAGCCTGAACCAGAGGAAGCTCCCGTTCCGCCTGTTGACCCCAAAAAGGCCATCCGTGAAAAATCCATTATCAATCTCGAAGACGGCAAGCCATATAAGATTTTGACGAAAAAAAACCTTGCTAAATACGGCATTACTCCAGATGAGTATCGTGAAAAGTGGGGCTACAAGAAAGGTACTCCCCTTATCTGCAAGGCCCTTCAGAGAGAACGCCGTAAGAAAATGAAAGACATGAAGCTTTGGGAAAAACGCAAGGAAGCACGAAAGAAAAAAGCAGAGAAATAA
- a CDS encoding M16 family metallopeptidase: protein MFRKLLFFLGALCMSASISLSGAAAAEHAPILKTLPNGLHVLIQQDERFPLVSLRLYVRAGSAYETPKQAGISHVLEHMVFKGTKKRQPGDVAKDIESAGGYLNASTSFDSTVYKLDLPADKLELGMDVLQDMIFGAKIDPKELESEKKVIIAELERGEDSPTGRQFKSILNHMYNGTSYQWSPIGYRERINAFTSEDIKDYIATFYQPQSMLLVLCGNISPDNALELSEKYFGDLKNDRVLTPKKPLPLPSHGGPQVDVEQGPWNKIYVLMALPVSDRHSDDVPGLELLTEILGGGSSSRLYRKFKYESGLVDSIGTAVMPLAQVGILYISAVVDPAKFDEFWPKFQKYLTTFKASSFTKAELDRAIVNTEDGLYASKETIGGLTSKLGYFQFFENGLDAEKHYVSRINTVTPDEMQKLQDKYFTPDSLSVSVQLPDDMKNADKVAKEIKDSVKKAWPVATAEQKKAAAKAEKAKKPESIKLGDNQTLILLPDHTLPYASVNLVYKGGDTLLSPKEQGLATLTANAMARGTAEMSSTELQDYVADRASSINVNSGRTSFSISARYPIRFEKDILPVFMDILETPAFKSEEISRAITDQKTDIKRAEDQPLGLAFRHIFPFLYADSSFGYYHLGMESRIDDFNAGDMKSFLAKQKKQPWVMAVCGTYDRDAIVDMAKRIAKADKSSALEDAKPKWNSKKELKLKLEDRNQSHLMVVFPIPGSDDPDTPGLYLLRQSLAGQGGLLFRELRDKQGLGYTVTAFDWQVPNSGFLSFYIGTYPDRVPEALKGFEDMVKRLRSEQLPDEIVERSKSLLVGEYYRGHQSLASRAVEAASLQLRNRDLNYNRELIEKAKEITPADLKKLAEKYLVWDKAYTLTVEP, encoded by the coding sequence ATGTTTCGCAAACTACTGTTTTTTTTGGGGGCGCTCTGTATGAGTGCCAGCATTAGCCTTAGTGGTGCGGCAGCGGCAGAACACGCACCAATACTCAAGACCCTCCCGAACGGTCTCCACGTACTCATTCAGCAGGACGAACGTTTTCCGCTTGTGTCACTGCGTTTGTACGTCCGTGCAGGTTCTGCATACGAAACCCCAAAGCAGGCTGGCATCAGCCATGTTTTGGAGCATATGGTCTTTAAGGGGACAAAGAAGCGCCAGCCCGGTGATGTTGCAAAAGACATCGAAAGCGCAGGCGGCTACCTTAATGCATCCACGAGTTTCGACAGCACCGTGTATAAACTGGACCTGCCCGCCGACAAACTGGAACTGGGCATGGATGTTCTTCAGGACATGATTTTTGGGGCAAAGATCGACCCCAAGGAGCTGGAGAGCGAAAAAAAAGTCATCATTGCAGAGCTGGAGCGAGGCGAAGACAGCCCCACAGGTCGCCAGTTCAAGTCCATCCTCAACCACATGTACAACGGGACCTCCTACCAGTGGTCTCCCATTGGCTACCGCGAGAGGATTAATGCGTTTACCAGCGAGGACATCAAGGACTACATCGCGACCTTTTATCAGCCTCAGTCCATGCTGCTCGTCCTCTGCGGCAATATCTCCCCGGATAACGCACTGGAACTGAGCGAAAAATATTTTGGTGATCTGAAAAATGATCGAGTCCTCACGCCCAAGAAACCTCTGCCTCTGCCATCGCATGGCGGCCCGCAGGTCGATGTGGAACAAGGCCCATGGAATAAAATCTATGTGCTGATGGCTCTTCCTGTCTCAGATCGTCATTCCGATGATGTTCCGGGCCTTGAACTCCTCACAGAGATTCTGGGTGGAGGGAGTAGCTCCCGACTCTACCGCAAGTTCAAGTACGAATCAGGACTTGTCGACAGCATTGGCACCGCCGTTATGCCTCTGGCTCAGGTTGGCATACTCTACATCTCCGCAGTCGTGGACCCGGCCAAATTCGATGAATTCTGGCCCAAATTCCAAAAATACCTCACGACATTCAAGGCAAGCTCCTTCACCAAGGCGGAACTTGACCGAGCAATCGTCAACACGGAAGACGGCCTGTACGCCAGCAAGGAAACCATTGGCGGCCTGACCTCCAAGCTGGGGTATTTCCAGTTCTTCGAAAATGGTCTCGATGCTGAAAAGCATTACGTGTCCCGCATCAATACGGTCACACCGGACGAGATGCAAAAGCTTCAGGACAAGTACTTCACGCCAGACTCGCTGAGCGTCTCCGTGCAGCTTCCTGACGACATGAAAAACGCGGACAAGGTCGCAAAAGAAATCAAGGACTCCGTAAAAAAAGCATGGCCAGTGGCAACAGCCGAGCAGAAAAAAGCTGCGGCCAAGGCAGAAAAGGCAAAAAAGCCAGAAAGCATCAAGCTTGGTGACAACCAAACGCTCATCCTGCTTCCTGACCACACCCTGCCCTATGCCTCGGTCAATCTGGTCTACAAGGGTGGCGACACCCTGCTTTCACCCAAGGAACAGGGTCTGGCGACTCTGACGGCAAATGCAATGGCTCGCGGCACCGCAGAAATGTCCTCCACGGAATTGCAGGACTACGTTGCCGACCGCGCCTCAAGCATCAACGTCAACTCCGGGCGCACAAGTTTCTCCATCTCGGCCCGCTATCCGATTCGCTTTGAGAAAGACATTCTTCCTGTTTTCATGGACATCCTGGAAACTCCAGCGTTCAAGAGTGAAGAAATTTCCAGAGCGATCACGGACCAGAAAACAGACATTAAACGTGCGGAAGATCAGCCTCTTGGGCTTGCTTTCCGTCACATCTTCCCGTTCCTCTACGCGGACAGCAGCTTTGGTTACTACCATCTGGGCATGGAAAGCCGCATTGATGATTTCAATGCCGGCGACATGAAAAGCTTCCTTGCCAAGCAGAAAAAACAGCCGTGGGTCATGGCCGTATGCGGTACCTATGACCGTGACGCAATCGTGGACATGGCAAAGCGCATCGCCAAGGCAGACAAGTCCTCTGCCCTTGAAGACGCCAAACCAAAGTGGAACAGCAAAAAAGAGCTTAAACTCAAGCTCGAAGACAGGAACCAGTCTCACCTGATGGTCGTCTTCCCTATTCCGGGTTCTGATGATCCAGACACCCCGGGACTCTACCTTCTGCGTCAGAGCCTCGCGGGTCAGGGCGGACTGCTTTTCCGCGAACTGCGCGACAAGCAGGGACTGGGCTACACCGTAACAGCCTTTGACTGGCAGGTGCCCAACAGTGGATTCCTGAGCTTCTACATCGGCACCTACCCTGATCGTGTTCCCGAAGCTCTCAAGGGCTTTGAAGACATGGTCAAACGCCTGCGAAGCGAGCAGCTTCCCGACGAAATCGTGGAGCGTTCCAAGAGCCTGCTGGTTGGCGAATACTATCGCGGACACCAGTCTCTGGCTTCCCGTGCGGTAGAAGCCGCCTCTCTCCAGCTGCGCAACCGGGACCTGAACTACAACCGCGAACTGATTGAAAAGGCCAAGGAGATCACTCCTGCCGACCTCAAAAAGCTCGCAGAAAAGTATCTGGTCTGGGACAAAGCCTACACACTGACTGTGGAGCCATAA